From the Cherax quadricarinatus isolate ZL_2023a chromosome 67, ASM3850222v1, whole genome shotgun sequence genome, one window contains:
- the LOC138854696 gene encoding zinc finger BED domain-containing protein 5-like, whose protein sequence is MASDILSQATTEIKESSYGKFSLQFDESCDVASCAVLLGFVRYVHQDKIKEEFLLCEDLLTTTKGEDVFNINSFFTKNGLDWNSVQQVSVDGAPSMMGGHRGLRGLIQAINPEISVDHCIIHRYSLGSKSLPGNLKLVFEDVLKIVNFIKSRDVNSRIFKELCKEMGEQYQVLLYHTDVRWLSRGKVVRRVIELLKAVQEFLEQKGSPFATKFTDKEWLARLCYLADIFAELNSGNLQLQGRNTTVIDAHHTVTAFLGKLDSALGERSDRPVSHPRPVC, encoded by the exons ATGGCATCAGATATCCTGTCCCAAGCTACAACAGAGATCAAGGAAAGCTCATATGGCAAATTCTCCTTGCAATTTGATGAATCGTGTGACGTAGCCAGTTGTGCTGTTCTCCTTGGGTTCGTCCGTTACGTCCACCAGGACAAGATCAAAGAAGAGTTCCTATTATGCGAGGATCTGCTGACAACCACAAAGGGAGAAGATGTCTTCAATATCAACAGTTTCTTTACCAAGAATGGATTGGATTGGAACAGCGTTCAACAG GTCTCCGTCGATGGAGCACCGTCGATGATGGGTGGTCATCGTGGATTACGGGGCCTCATACAAGCTATCAATCCAGAAATTTCTGTAGATCACTGCATCATTCATCGGTACTCTCTTGGATCGAAAAGCCTGCCTGGTAATCTGAAGTTAGTGTTTGAAGATGTGTTGAAAATCGTCAACTTCATCAAGTCCAGAGATGTGAATTCGCGCATATTCAAGGAGCTGTGCAAGGAAATGGGAGAGCAGTATCAAGTTCTGCTCTATCACACCGATGTTCGCTGGTTGTCACGAGGCAAGGTTGTACGTCGAGTCATTGAGCTCCTAAAAGCTGTTCAGGAATTCCTGGAACAAAAAGGATCTCCTTTTGCTACCAAGTTCACCGATAAGGAGTGGCTTGCTCGACTTTGTTATTTGGCTGACATATTTGCGGAGCTGAACAGTGGTAATCTGCAACTCCAGGGCCGAAACACGACTGTCATTGATGCCCATCACACTGTGACTGCATTTCTGGGGAAACTGGATTCGGCGCTTGGAGAAAGGAGTGATCGCCCAGTTTCCCACCCTAGACCAGTTTGTTGA